A region from the Colwellia sp. PAMC 21821 genome encodes:
- a CDS encoding serine hydrolase has product MPQLKVTQVSKKSIKLLTFLGSVLLSVCSLSHAQTIIPSAPEVNAKGHILIDYATGKVIAESNADILLAPASLTKMMTSYIIGKELVSGNIKNDDPVRISEKAWAKNFPESSKMFIEVGTEVPVSLLNQGIIVASGNDACVAMAEHIAGSEGAFAQLMNAHAEQLGMHSSFFENSHGLDSKEHKTTARDMATLAIALIRDVPEEYKLYSQKSFTYNNIKQYNRNSLLWDKSMNVDGLKTGHTSQAGYSLVTSATKGDMRLVSVVMGTDSERARKVESKKLLNYGFRFFETYTPYKAGEKFVSDRVWMGDRKEVDLGIMVNTPITIPRGQRKNLQANFELDKQLTAPLKKGEVVGKLFLQLDGEDIAQYPLVTLQEVNEGSMFNKLMDYVKLQFVN; this is encoded by the coding sequence ATGCCCCAACTCAAAGTTACTCAAGTGTCTAAAAAATCAATAAAGTTATTAACTTTTTTAGGCTCTGTATTATTAAGCGTTTGCTCTCTTTCTCATGCTCAAACTATTATCCCATCAGCGCCAGAAGTAAATGCTAAAGGTCACATTTTAATTGATTACGCCACAGGTAAGGTTATCGCTGAAAGTAATGCCGATATATTACTAGCACCAGCAAGTTTAACCAAAATGATGACCAGCTACATCATAGGTAAAGAATTGGTTAGTGGTAACATCAAAAATGATGATCCGGTGAGAATTAGCGAAAAAGCTTGGGCGAAAAACTTCCCTGAGTCATCAAAAATGTTTATTGAAGTTGGCACAGAGGTACCGGTAAGTTTACTAAACCAAGGTATTATCGTTGCATCAGGAAATGACGCTTGTGTCGCTATGGCAGAGCATATTGCCGGTAGTGAAGGCGCATTTGCCCAATTAATGAATGCTCACGCTGAACAATTAGGCATGCACAGCAGCTTTTTTGAAAATAGCCATGGTTTAGACAGTAAAGAACACAAAACTACAGCTCGCGATATGGCGACATTGGCTATTGCCCTTATTCGCGATGTGCCAGAAGAATATAAACTGTATAGCCAAAAATCTTTTACTTATAACAATATTAAACAATATAACCGCAATAGCTTATTGTGGGATAAAAGCATGAATGTTGACGGGTTAAAAACCGGCCACACATCTCAAGCGGGTTATAGTTTAGTAACTTCGGCCACTAAAGGCGACATGCGTTTAGTCAGTGTGGTTATGGGCACAGACAGCGAGCGCGCACGTAAAGTAGAGAGCAAAAAATTACTTAACTACGGTTTCCGCTTTTTTGAAACTTACACACCGTATAAAGCCGGTGAGAAATTTGTCAGTGACCGTGTTTGGATGGGCGATCGCAAAGAAGTTGATTTAGGTATTATGGTTAATACACCGATCACTATACCGCGAGGTCAACGTAAAAATTTACAAGCTAATTTTGAGTTAGACAAACAATTAACAGCACCACTGAAAAAGGGCGAAGTTGTTGGTAAGTTATTTTTACAACTTGACGGTGAAGATATTGCCCAATACCCACTGGTGACACTGCAAGAAGTTAATGAAGGTAGCATGTTCAATAAATTAATGGACTATGTAAAACTGCAGTTTGTTAATTAA
- the lipB gene encoding lipoyl(octanoyl) transferase LipB produces MQNFTDNRDDNTADELWLVEHPPVFTQGQAGKDEHLLMPGDIPVVKVDRGGQVTYHGPGQQVIYFMINLRRRKMGIRQLVTLIENGIVASMADFGINAKAKPDAPGVYVDDKKIASLGLRVRKGCSFHGLALNVNMDLSPFLRINPCGYQGLEMIQTIDLQGPATVDQAGESLVKHLSELLDTQHLSYQTGLETVHDH; encoded by the coding sequence ATGCAAAATTTCACCGATAATCGAGATGACAATACCGCTGATGAACTTTGGCTGGTAGAGCATCCGCCAGTGTTTACCCAAGGGCAAGCAGGCAAAGACGAGCACCTTTTGATGCCTGGTGATATCCCGGTAGTGAAAGTAGATAGAGGTGGACAAGTGACCTATCACGGTCCCGGTCAACAAGTTATCTACTTTATGATCAATCTACGCCGCAGAAAAATGGGCATTAGACAGTTGGTAACACTGATAGAAAACGGCATCGTAGCGTCAATGGCCGATTTTGGCATCAATGCAAAAGCAAAACCGGATGCTCCGGGTGTTTATGTAGACGATAAAAAAATTGCCTCTTTGGGACTACGCGTGCGCAAAGGCTGCTCTTTTCATGGTTTAGCATTAAACGTAAATATGGACTTATCACCATTTCTACGCATTAACCCTTGCGGTTACCAAGGCTTAGAAATGATACAAACAATCGATTTACAGGGCCCTGCCACAGTAGATCAAGCGGGTGAATCACTGGTTAAACACCTTAGTGAATTATTAGACACTCAGCATTTATCTTATCAAACGGGATTGGAAACAGTACATGACCACTAA
- the lipA gene encoding lipoyl synthase: MTTKSSRITPGTKLRDAEKMAHIPIKVVTSERETMLRKPNWLRIKLPKSSERIDSIKAALRKHNLHSVCEEASCPNLSECFNHGTATFMILGDICTRRCPFCDVGHGRPLAADKEEPRKLALTLKDMKLKYVVITSVDRDDLRDGGAQQFVDCITEIAEHSPHTKVEILVPDFRGRMDRALEILNTHPPGVFNHNLETAPRLYTKARPGANYQWSLDLLKKFGEANPSVPTKSGLMVGLGETNEEILQVMRDLRAHGVTMLTIGQYLQPSKHHLPVERYVHPDDFDMFKREADKMGFDHAACGPLVRSSYHADKQAAGEEVK, from the coding sequence ATGACCACTAAATCATCACGCATTACCCCTGGCACTAAATTACGCGATGCCGAAAAAATGGCCCATATTCCTATTAAGGTTGTGACTTCTGAGCGTGAAACTATGCTCAGAAAACCTAATTGGTTACGTATTAAATTGCCAAAAAGCTCAGAACGTATTGATAGTATAAAAGCCGCACTACGTAAGCATAATTTGCATTCAGTTTGTGAAGAAGCGTCATGTCCAAATTTATCTGAATGTTTTAACCACGGCACCGCAACCTTTATGATTTTAGGCGACATTTGTACTCGTCGTTGTCCATTTTGTGATGTTGGCCATGGTCGCCCACTAGCTGCAGATAAAGAAGAGCCGCGTAAATTAGCCTTAACGCTAAAAGACATGAAATTAAAATACGTAGTGATCACCTCAGTAGATCGTGACGATTTACGTGATGGCGGCGCACAACAGTTTGTTGATTGTATTACAGAGATTGCCGAGCACTCTCCACATACAAAAGTAGAAATTTTAGTGCCGGATTTCCGTGGCCGTATGGATCGTGCTTTAGAGATTTTAAATACCCACCCACCGGGTGTATTCAATCACAACCTAGAAACTGCTCCGCGTTTATATACCAAAGCTCGCCCTGGCGCTAATTACCAATGGTCTTTAGATTTGTTGAAAAAATTTGGTGAAGCAAATCCAAGCGTGCCCACAAAATCGGGTTTAATGGTTGGTTTAGGTGAAACTAACGAAGAGATTCTACAAGTCATGCGCGATTTGCGTGCTCACGGCGTGACTATGTTAACCATTGGACAATACTTGCAACCAAGTAAACATCATTTACCGGTTGAACGTTACGTTCACCCTGACGACTTTGACATGTTTAAACGTGAAGCTGATAAAATGGGCTTTGATCACGCTGCTTGTGGTCCTCTCGTGCGTTCAAGCTATCATGCTGACAAACAAGCCGCTGGTGAAGAAGTAAAGTAA
- the rodA gene encoding rod shape-determining protein RodA has translation MRSTGHDQQRQRTLWQRLHIDLPLLIGILALMTLGLFVVYSAGGQESAVLIRHAKRVGLALFVMFIVAQIPPLSYRKWAVPVFIVGLMLLTAVLLFGHVGKGAQRWLDLGVTKFQPSEIMKLVMPIMIAWYVSQYDLPIRISKIIIAFILVLIPTLLIARQPDLGTSLLIASSGIFVIFLAGASWRLIGTCVGLASAFAPVLWMFLMKPYQKQRVLTFLDPEQDPLGSGYHIIQSKIAIGSGGIHGKGWLQGTQSQLEFLPERHTDFIFAVFSEEFGLIGVGLLLTVYLAIVMRGLWIAVNAQHAFTKLLAGSLTLTFFVYIFVNIGMVSGLLPVVGVPLPLVSYGGTSMVTLMAGFGMLMAISTHRRFNI, from the coding sequence GTGCGCAGTACCGGACATGACCAACAAAGGCAGCGAACCTTATGGCAGCGCTTACATATTGATTTACCTCTTTTAATAGGTATTCTGGCCTTAATGACCCTAGGGTTATTTGTTGTTTATAGTGCAGGAGGACAAGAATCTGCTGTACTTATACGCCATGCAAAACGTGTTGGGTTAGCACTTTTTGTTATGTTTATTGTCGCGCAAATCCCACCCTTGTCGTATCGAAAATGGGCGGTGCCTGTATTCATTGTTGGCTTAATGTTATTAACTGCCGTTTTGCTTTTTGGCCATGTTGGCAAAGGCGCTCAACGTTGGTTAGATCTTGGCGTAACTAAATTTCAACCCTCTGAAATTATGAAACTTGTTATGCCAATAATGATCGCTTGGTATGTCAGCCAATACGATTTACCGATTAGAATTTCTAAAATAATTATCGCTTTTATTTTAGTGTTAATACCCACTTTATTAATTGCTAGACAACCTGATTTGGGTACCTCTTTACTTATCGCAAGTTCTGGTATTTTTGTTATTTTTCTTGCTGGTGCTAGTTGGAGGCTTATCGGAACCTGTGTCGGATTAGCGTCAGCTTTTGCCCCGGTTTTGTGGATGTTTTTGATGAAGCCTTATCAAAAACAGCGGGTACTTACATTTTTAGATCCTGAACAAGATCCACTCGGTTCTGGCTATCATATTATTCAATCTAAAATTGCTATCGGTTCAGGCGGCATACACGGTAAAGGCTGGTTGCAAGGTACCCAATCGCAACTAGAGTTTTTACCTGAGCGCCATACAGATTTTATATTCGCCGTATTTAGTGAAGAATTTGGCTTAATTGGTGTGGGTTTATTATTAACCGTATATTTAGCAATAGTTATGCGCGGCTTATGGATTGCCGTTAATGCTCAACATGCGTTTACCAAACTATTAGCCGGTAGTTTAACGCTAACATTTTTTGTTTATATTTTTGTGAATATCGGCATGGTATCCGGTTTATTGCCGGTAGTTGGCGTCCCGCTACCTTTAGTTAGCTATGGTGGCACATCAATGGTGACATTAATGGCAGGTTTTGGCATGCTAATGGCAATAAGTACGCATAGACGGTTTAATATCTAA
- a CDS encoding septal ring lytic transglycosylase RlpA family protein, with translation MTKLNIPQHFYLWLLLIMVSACSTNHGRYQQKHDSTPTRIPNASELHNATPRAEEHSRGGNKHYQVFGKHYQVLNTAENFSQTGTASWYGRKFHGHLTSNGEIYDMYAMSAAHKNLPLPTYLKVVNNSNGKSVIVRVNDRGPFHQSRIIDLSYSAAYKLDMLRTGTANVTISAINDFSTAGLAQLEDNTPRFNDTAAQITTLPTSAVSTVTQVIATDKTIPKIPTLLVSSPVKSQYIQVFASQSHAQATKLAKTLAKQYQKNAQIEEKNGIFRVLVGPIESNDELKRLLLMIKDNGHPKAFIRK, from the coding sequence ATGACGAAACTAAATATACCCCAACATTTCTATCTCTGGTTACTATTGATAATGGTTTCGGCCTGTAGTACCAACCATGGCCGCTACCAACAAAAGCATGACAGTACACCAACGCGCATACCAAACGCCAGTGAACTACATAATGCAACACCGCGAGCTGAAGAGCATAGCCGAGGTGGCAACAAGCACTACCAAGTATTTGGCAAGCATTATCAAGTATTAAACACTGCAGAAAACTTTAGCCAAACCGGCACAGCCTCATGGTATGGCCGAAAATTTCATGGCCATTTAACCTCTAACGGTGAAATTTACGATATGTACGCCATGAGCGCCGCCCATAAAAATTTGCCCTTACCTACCTATTTGAAAGTCGTTAACAATAGTAATGGTAAATCCGTTATTGTTAGGGTCAATGATCGAGGTCCATTTCATCAGAGCCGCATTATCGATTTGTCTTATAGTGCAGCCTATAAACTTGATATGCTAAGAACAGGCACCGCTAACGTAACTATTTCTGCCATTAATGACTTTTCTACTGCTGGTTTAGCACAACTTGAAGACAATACTCCGCGCTTCAACGATACTGCAGCACAAATAACAACTTTACCAACATCAGCTGTTTCAACTGTTACTCAAGTAATAGCAACAGATAAAACCATACCTAAAATACCGACATTATTAGTATCATCACCTGTAAAATCACAGTACATACAGGTATTTGCTAGCCAAAGTCATGCGCAAGCAACTAAACTTGCCAAGACATTAGCTAAGCAATATCAAAAAAATGCACAAATAGAAGAAAAAAATGGAATTTTTCGTGTGCTTGTTGGTCCGATAGAAAGTAATGATGAACTAAAGCGATTATTATTAATGATTAAAGACAATGGTCACCCTAAAGCTTTTATTCGTAAGTAA
- a CDS encoding tetratricopeptide repeat protein, whose translation MTNSLAITLENFQQVIIEESKNKLVLLDFWAQQIPESVELRDKLTRALANYSDTILFTTVDCETQGQIAQQFGIQGLPTVILVKDGQPLDGLTGPQTDETINEFLGKYLPKEQDVLLAQANELLAENKVAEAFPVITQAFQLDNERADIKLVLANVYIQTGKITEAEALLKSIKMVDQDSSYQSLMARLELATQAADSPEIQALEQQLESDPDNIELQQKLAAQYSQVNRNDEALTILFLLVQKDGADTASKDLLLDVLKSLPDGDALVSKYRRKLYTLMY comes from the coding sequence ATGACAAATTCTCTCGCGATCACCTTAGAAAACTTTCAACAAGTTATTATCGAAGAATCAAAAAACAAACTTGTATTGCTTGATTTTTGGGCTCAACAAATACCTGAAAGTGTTGAACTAAGAGATAAGTTGACTCGTGCATTGGCAAACTATAGCGACACAATATTATTTACAACAGTAGATTGCGAAACTCAGGGACAAATAGCTCAACAATTTGGCATTCAAGGCTTACCAACCGTAATATTAGTAAAAGACGGCCAGCCACTTGATGGTCTTACCGGACCACAAACTGATGAAACCATTAATGAGTTTTTAGGTAAATACCTACCTAAAGAGCAAGATGTTTTATTGGCGCAAGCTAATGAACTTTTAGCCGAAAATAAAGTTGCTGAAGCATTTCCTGTTATCACTCAAGCTTTCCAACTTGACAACGAACGCGCTGATATTAAATTAGTGCTAGCTAATGTATATATTCAAACTGGCAAGATTACAGAAGCAGAAGCGTTGTTGAAAAGCATTAAAATGGTCGATCAAGACAGTAGTTATCAATCATTAATGGCAAGATTAGAGCTAGCCACTCAGGCTGCTGATTCTCCTGAGATTCAAGCGTTAGAGCAACAGTTAGAAAGTGATCCTGATAATATTGAGCTGCAACAAAAATTAGCCGCGCAATATAGCCAAGTTAATCGCAATGACGAAGCACTGACGATTCTATTTTTACTGGTACAAAAAGATGGCGCAGATACAGCCAGTAAAGATTTATTACTTGATGTGCTGAAATCGTTACCGGATGGTGATGCATTAGTCAGTAAATATCGACGTAAGCTTTATACCTTAATGTATTAA
- the msrA gene encoding peptide-methionine (S)-S-oxide reductase MsrA, whose product MNFEKITLGAGCFWCVENIFSRVKGVISVTSGYADGDIENPSYEQVCSGLSNHAEVVQIAFNPSQLSVEQLLTVFFAIHDPTTINRQGEDIGSQYRSTILFHNSTQQIIAETKISQLNAQKLFAHPIVTLIKAANNFYSAEDYHQDYVTNNPENKYCQLVVAKKIQKFLSEFAHLLKDENLMDENVMDEAI is encoded by the coding sequence ATGAATTTCGAAAAAATAACACTAGGCGCCGGTTGCTTTTGGTGTGTCGAAAATATTTTTTCACGCGTTAAAGGCGTAATTTCTGTGACTAGTGGTTATGCTGATGGCGATATTGAAAACCCAAGCTACGAGCAAGTTTGTAGTGGTCTCAGTAATCATGCAGAAGTAGTTCAAATTGCCTTTAATCCGTCGCAATTAAGTGTAGAGCAATTATTAACGGTATTCTTTGCTATACATGATCCAACCACGATTAATCGTCAAGGTGAAGATATAGGTAGCCAATATCGTTCGACCATTTTATTTCACAACTCAACGCAACAAATTATAGCTGAAACTAAAATTAGTCAATTGAATGCACAAAAACTTTTTGCACACCCTATTGTCACTTTGATCAAAGCGGCTAATAATTTTTATAGTGCAGAAGACTATCATCAAGATTATGTTACCAACAACCCAGAAAATAAGTATTGTCAGCTAGTGGTAGCGAAGAAAATTCAAAAGTTTTTAAGCGAGTTTGCCCATTTATTAAAAGATGAAAACTTAATGGATGAAAATGTAATGGATGAAGCGATTTAA
- a CDS encoding HDOD domain-containing protein — MSLDKIIIVFAVITSILWYLNRGKSSRKTNRAQSIIARRSKSPTVKLRSISSSPQAHVNLIPKQSDVINNSEDFLDFKLLRFDSFNKKQQQTINEMSQCIRQPNPLLLNLTSGELEPKELIALIKSDAEMTAKIINTVNSSLFSLRQPIESIHHAIVFMGVTAVKSIAIQFILQQSLSFENKAQAAAYKKIWISSYLASSFVFLLAKHLDKENAAELSTLCLLISLGDMTMLSYKPSIAKLYLSQTSLYERVRDSQLSLDINSSVIGKVLAERWQLPKSIVEGIGNSLGPLINDKLYSDRPIEEAQNTLLCYFSCRLGDLIAFDSVKDIFKVGDDGVEAFNNLDFFHVQKNIEQVGLEKISHLFRDQSFISKAKKLIAQIAV, encoded by the coding sequence ATGTCATTAGATAAGATCATTATTGTTTTCGCCGTAATTACCTCTATCTTATGGTACTTAAATCGAGGAAAAAGCAGTAGAAAAACTAATCGTGCTCAGAGTATTATTGCTAGACGCAGTAAATCCCCAACGGTTAAGTTACGCAGCATATCATCAAGCCCTCAGGCGCATGTAAACCTTATTCCTAAACAAAGTGATGTAATAAATAACTCCGAAGATTTTCTGGATTTTAAATTACTACGTTTTGATAGTTTCAATAAAAAACAGCAGCAAACAATTAATGAAATGAGTCAATGCATTCGTCAACCGAACCCCTTATTGCTAAACTTGACGAGCGGCGAGCTTGAGCCAAAAGAGTTAATAGCGCTGATAAAGTCAGATGCAGAAATGACGGCCAAAATCATTAACACCGTGAATTCTTCACTTTTTTCCTTGCGACAACCCATAGAGAGCATTCATCATGCCATTGTATTTATGGGGGTAACGGCGGTAAAAAGTATCGCTATACAGTTTATCTTGCAACAAAGTCTATCATTTGAAAATAAAGCCCAAGCAGCGGCCTATAAAAAAATATGGATATCTAGTTATTTGGCGAGTTCCTTTGTATTTTTGCTTGCCAAACATTTAGATAAGGAAAATGCGGCTGAATTATCGACCTTATGTTTGCTAATAAGCTTGGGAGATATGACGATGCTCTCTTATAAACCATCAATAGCCAAGCTCTATTTGAGCCAGACTTCATTGTACGAAAGAGTGCGCGACAGCCAATTATCTTTGGATATCAATTCGTCTGTAATCGGCAAAGTATTAGCCGAGCGCTGGCAGCTACCCAAATCCATTGTCGAGGGCATTGGCAACAGCCTAGGCCCCTTAATTAATGATAAATTATACAGTGACCGGCCAATTGAAGAAGCTCAAAACACTTTGCTATGTTATTTTTCATGCCGCCTAGGTGATTTAATTGCCTTTGACAGTGTTAAGGATATTTTTAAGGTTGGAGACGATGGTGTAGAGGCGTTTAATAACTTAGATTTCTTTCATGTACAAAAAAATATTGAACAAGTCGGGCTAGAAAAAATAAGCCATTTATTCAGAGATCAAAGTTTTATAAGCAAGGCAAAGAAGCTCATTGCTCAGATAGCCGTGTAG
- the ybeD gene encoding DUF493 family protein YbeD, translating to MNTKFDELLDFPTVLNFKIMGIACDELPDLVVGELQKHTPGDYAPKIKQSSKGNYHSIAVAVTVTSKEHIETIYKTLNAIEQVRYVL from the coding sequence ATGAATACTAAGTTTGATGAATTACTAGATTTCCCCACCGTACTTAACTTTAAAATTATGGGTATTGCGTGTGACGAATTGCCAGATCTTGTTGTCGGTGAATTACAAAAGCACACGCCAGGTGATTATGCACCAAAAATCAAACAAAGCTCAAAAGGTAATTACCACTCAATTGCAGTGGCTGTTACCGTGACAAGTAAAGAGCACATAGAAACAATATATAAAACCTTGAACGCTATTGAACAAGTGCGCTACGTACTTTAA
- the mrdA gene encoding penicillin-binding protein 2, producing MAPKKRVAIRNHSAEANLFARRTFITFIAVIIIALMLFSNIYDLEVNSYQKYQTRSNSNRIKLLPVAPNRGLIYDRNGVLLADNTPVYSLEVIPEQVTDIENSLAEVSQLLDISQEKQDELLKAVKSKRRFKPIELYSRLSEQQISLFSVNQHKFPGFFIDARLKRYYPFADLTTHSLGYVARINGRDSLALEKQGLAENYAATRNIGKLGLEKYYQDILHGTIGHQEVEINNLGRIIRTLDFTPPIPGKDLTLTMDIELQMIAKRALSGKRGAVVAIDPRDGGVLAMYSNPSFDGNLFVHGISSKKYKKLLAPESNKPLLNRAVQGYPPASTIKPLLALTGLDAGVITPETEIYDPGFYQLPGIETKRRDWKKWGHGKVDLNKSLEQSCNVYYYDLAYKLGITRISQMMMKFGFGEYTGIDLHEESRAIMPSIEWKRARYNKGWYTGETLSVGIGQSYWSVTPLQLSQAISILVNKGEIKVPHLLKSTSEVLAHNEDTSVQQALITEYIVDQKPPIILKNKKSWDVVLDGLHNTVQKFGATGYNAFKGTKYDAAGKTGSAQTANIEQGEEYDASKVKESKRDNAMFIAFAPYENPEIVVAVAIENVAEGGGGANAAPVARQIMDQYFGDREIVSKNPRQHPNHDNVYQQNIINKAGEP from the coding sequence ATGGCCCCCAAAAAACGCGTTGCCATTAGAAATCATAGCGCTGAAGCCAATTTATTTGCACGCCGTACTTTCATCACCTTTATTGCCGTCATCATAATTGCCTTGATGTTGTTTAGTAATATTTATGATCTCGAAGTTAATTCATATCAGAAATACCAGACACGCTCAAACTCCAATCGTATTAAACTTTTACCAGTCGCGCCCAATAGAGGCTTAATCTACGATCGAAATGGTGTTTTATTGGCTGACAACACGCCAGTTTACAGTTTAGAAGTGATCCCTGAACAAGTGACTGATATTGAAAATAGCCTAGCTGAGGTTAGCCAACTATTAGATATAAGCCAAGAAAAACAAGACGAATTACTCAAAGCAGTAAAAAGTAAACGTCGTTTTAAGCCAATTGAGCTTTACTCTCGTTTAAGCGAACAACAAATTTCTTTATTTTCGGTCAATCAACATAAGTTTCCCGGTTTTTTTATCGATGCACGTTTAAAACGTTATTACCCTTTTGCAGATTTAACCACTCATTCGCTTGGCTACGTCGCACGTATTAACGGCCGAGATTCTCTCGCGCTTGAAAAGCAAGGCTTAGCTGAAAACTACGCCGCTACCCGCAATATTGGTAAGTTAGGCTTAGAAAAATATTATCAAGATATTTTACACGGCACTATTGGTCACCAAGAAGTTGAAATAAATAACTTAGGTCGGATCATACGTACTTTAGATTTTACGCCGCCGATCCCAGGAAAAGACCTAACCTTAACCATGGATATTGAGCTGCAAATGATCGCAAAACGAGCCCTTTCGGGTAAGCGTGGTGCCGTTGTTGCTATTGACCCAAGAGACGGTGGCGTTCTCGCCATGTATTCTAACCCGAGTTTTGATGGCAACCTGTTTGTTCATGGTATTAGCAGTAAAAAGTACAAAAAACTTTTAGCTCCTGAAAGTAATAAACCTCTACTAAACCGAGCAGTACAAGGCTATCCTCCGGCCTCAACCATTAAACCTTTATTAGCATTAACTGGTTTAGATGCTGGAGTCATCACGCCAGAAACAGAAATTTATGATCCCGGTTTTTATCAACTTCCCGGCATAGAAACCAAGCGTCGCGACTGGAAAAAGTGGGGCCATGGTAAAGTCGACTTGAATAAGTCCTTGGAACAATCTTGTAATGTTTATTACTACGACTTAGCCTACAAACTTGGCATTACCCGCATTAGTCAAATGATGATGAAATTTGGCTTTGGTGAATATACTGGCATAGATTTACATGAAGAAAGCCGGGCAATTATGCCCAGTATCGAATGGAAAAGAGCCCGTTATAATAAAGGTTGGTATACCGGTGAAACCTTATCTGTGGGTATTGGCCAAAGTTACTGGTCAGTCACCCCCTTACAGTTATCACAAGCCATATCCATCTTGGTCAACAAGGGTGAAATTAAAGTACCGCACTTATTAAAATCCACCAGTGAAGTGTTAGCACACAACGAAGATACCAGTGTGCAACAGGCGCTTATTACTGAATATATTGTTGATCAGAAACCGCCAATTATTTTAAAGAATAAAAAAAGTTGGGATGTTGTTTTAGACGGTTTACATAATACCGTGCAAAAATTCGGTGCTACCGGTTATAACGCATTTAAAGGCACTAAATATGACGCGGCGGGTAAAACTGGCTCAGCACAAACCGCTAATATTGAGCAAGGTGAAGAATACGACGCCAGCAAAGTTAAAGAAAGCAAACGTGACAATGCCATGTTTATTGCTTTCGCACCATATGAAAACCCCGAAATAGTTGTAGCTGTTGCCATTGAAAATGTCGCTGAAGGCGGTGGTGGTGCAAATGCCGCACCAGTAGCGCGCCAGATTATGGATCAGTATTTTGGGGATCGTGAAATTGTCAGCAAAAACCCACGGCAACATCCAAATCATGACAATGTTTATCAACAAAACATTATAAATAAAGCAGGTGAGCCTTAG